From a region of the Panicum virgatum strain AP13 chromosome 2K, P.virgatum_v5, whole genome shotgun sequence genome:
- the LOC120696186 gene encoding uncharacterized protein Mb0911c-like → MASGAVSPAFAYTIVYVRDVEKSAAFYAAAFGSAVRRLDQSHKWAELESGATTIAFTPLHQRETDGLSGEVQLPDAAAARDPVEVCFVYADVDAAYRRAVENGAVPVSAPEQKPWGQKSGFVRDMDGNIVRIGSHVRE, encoded by the exons ATGGCCTCCGGCGCGGTGAGCCCCGCGTTCGCCTACACCATCGTGTACGTGAGGGACGTGGAGAAGTCGGCCGCCTTCTACGCCGCCGCCTTCGgctccgccgtccgccgcctcgACCAGTCCCACAA GTGGGCGGAACTGGAGAGCGGGGCGACGACGATCGCGTTCACGCCGCTGCACCAGCGGGAGACGGACGGGCTCTCCGGGGAGGTGCAGctgccggacgccgccgccgcgcgggaccCCGTGGAGGTCTGCTTCGTCTACGCGGACGTCGACGCGGCCTACAGGCGCGCCGTGGAGAACGGGGCGGTGCCCGTGAGCGCGCCGGAGCAGAAGCCGTGGGGGCAGAAGTCCGGCTTCGTGCGGGACATGGACGGGAACATCGTGCGCATCGGGAGCCACGTCCGCGAGTGA